In Sporichthyaceae bacterium, one genomic interval encodes:
- a CDS encoding amino acid adenylation domain-containing protein: protein MTKELEYWRRILPAGGVTSVPRWTSSPTPGVARCRATIPAPVADAVRRLAAELVVPPADVVLAAHARVLVALSGERDVVTRYRPAIGAAALPAPLRTDPPTWRALVTDIARHAAALRANAHVEVEALRAELNVPGPVSEVLFNPNISADPTCAHEDLSDGCVLAVGYDPDTDALVVSHRTDALDGMAAARIAGYHLVALALAATKPDTEHSMARLLGADERRLQLQAMSGPARELPDARFHELFERRVAASPDAVAVEQGEIRWTYAELNARANQLGRALLARGLSGEDVVAVVSERTPDWMACVLAVFKAGGAYLPIEPHFPVGRITTTLTRAECRFVLTEPGSTANLDLDSLPGVQVLQVADALGEGHPPTDLGIEVGPDQLAYIYFTSGSTGAPKGAMCEQAGMLNHLLAKINDLGVAEGTAVAQTAPQCFDISLWQLISGLLVGARTVIIPQDVILDVARFVQIVDESKVTVLQIVPSYLDAVLAHLESAPRRLDALRTVSVTGEAVKKELVQRWFAAMPHIAMVNAYGLTETSDDTNHEVMRVVPDADRVPLGPPIPNVTVYVVDEHLQPVPLGAPGEIVFSGVCVGRGYINDPERTAAAFLADPHQPGARLYRSGDHGRWRPDGKLEFLGRRDNQVKVAGFRIEIGEIENRLLQVPGVFDGAVVVVGDTEATKRLVGFYSGPAPLPTELLREHLAMALPGYMVPTVLHHRDQLPLTANSKIDRKALGALAGELDAPTTDREAPVGATEVRVAAAWAQVLDTNLDLIGRGDNFFESGGTSLTAVKLVIALHRQVSLKEVIACPVLTDLARLLDERTAPESAPDLLSAEKSEASSSGN, encoded by the coding sequence GTGACTAAGGAGCTCGAGTACTGGCGCCGGATATTGCCGGCCGGCGGGGTCACCTCGGTGCCCCGCTGGACGAGCAGCCCGACGCCGGGGGTCGCCCGGTGCCGGGCCACCATCCCGGCGCCGGTGGCCGACGCCGTACGCCGGTTGGCCGCGGAGTTGGTGGTGCCGCCGGCCGACGTCGTGCTGGCCGCGCACGCGCGCGTGCTGGTCGCGCTGTCCGGCGAACGGGACGTGGTGACCCGGTACCGCCCGGCCATCGGCGCAGCGGCGCTACCCGCACCGTTGCGCACCGATCCGCCGACCTGGCGGGCGCTGGTGACCGACATCGCGCGGCACGCCGCCGCGCTGCGTGCCAACGCCCACGTCGAGGTCGAGGCCCTGCGTGCGGAGCTGAACGTTCCCGGCCCGGTCTCGGAGGTGCTGTTCAACCCGAACATCAGCGCCGACCCCACCTGCGCCCACGAGGACCTGTCCGACGGCTGCGTGCTCGCGGTCGGGTACGACCCGGACACCGACGCCCTGGTCGTGTCACACCGCACCGACGCCTTGGACGGCATGGCCGCGGCGCGCATCGCGGGCTACCACCTGGTTGCCCTGGCGCTGGCCGCGACCAAACCGGACACCGAGCACAGCATGGCCCGACTGCTCGGCGCCGACGAGCGCCGGCTGCAGCTGCAGGCCATGTCGGGTCCCGCCCGGGAGCTACCCGACGCGCGCTTCCACGAGCTGTTCGAGCGCCGGGTGGCCGCCTCCCCCGACGCCGTCGCCGTGGAGCAGGGCGAGATCCGGTGGACCTACGCCGAGCTCAACGCCCGGGCCAACCAGTTGGGCCGGGCGCTGTTGGCCCGGGGCCTGTCCGGCGAGGACGTGGTCGCGGTGGTCAGCGAGCGCACGCCGGACTGGATGGCCTGCGTGCTCGCGGTGTTCAAGGCCGGCGGGGCGTATCTGCCGATCGAGCCGCACTTCCCCGTCGGCCGGATCACCACCACACTGACCCGCGCCGAGTGCCGCTTCGTGCTCACCGAGCCGGGCAGCACCGCCAACCTGGACCTCGACTCGCTGCCGGGCGTGCAGGTGCTGCAGGTGGCCGATGCACTCGGCGAGGGGCACCCGCCCACCGACCTCGGCATCGAGGTGGGACCGGATCAACTCGCGTACATCTACTTCACCTCCGGCTCCACCGGCGCCCCCAAGGGAGCCATGTGCGAGCAGGCCGGGATGCTCAATCACCTGTTGGCCAAGATCAACGACCTGGGCGTGGCCGAGGGCACCGCGGTGGCGCAGACCGCGCCGCAGTGCTTCGACATCTCGCTGTGGCAGCTGATCTCCGGTCTGTTGGTGGGCGCCCGCACGGTGATCATTCCGCAGGACGTCATCCTCGACGTGGCCCGCTTCGTGCAGATCGTGGACGAGTCCAAGGTGACGGTACTTCAGATCGTGCCGTCCTACCTCGACGCGGTGCTGGCGCACCTGGAATCCGCGCCGCGGCGGCTGGACGCGCTGCGCACCGTGTCGGTGACCGGCGAAGCAGTTAAGAAAGAGCTGGTGCAGCGCTGGTTCGCCGCTATGCCGCACATCGCCATGGTGAACGCGTATGGCCTGACGGAAACCTCGGACGACACCAACCACGAGGTGATGCGGGTGGTGCCGGATGCCGACCGGGTGCCGCTGGGCCCGCCCATTCCCAACGTCACCGTCTACGTGGTCGACGAGCACCTGCAGCCGGTGCCGCTGGGTGCCCCCGGCGAGATCGTGTTCTCCGGAGTGTGTGTGGGTCGCGGCTACATCAACGATCCGGAGCGGACCGCCGCAGCGTTTCTGGCCGATCCGCACCAACCGGGCGCCCGGCTCTACCGCAGCGGTGACCACGGGCGCTGGCGTCCGGACGGCAAGCTGGAGTTCCTCGGCCGCCGCGACAACCAGGTGAAAGTGGCCGGCTTCCGCATCGAGATCGGCGAGATCGAGAACCGGCTGCTGCAGGTGCCCGGCGTGTTCGACGGCGCGGTCGTGGTGGTCGGTGACACCGAGGCCACCAAGCGTCTGGTCGGGTTCTACTCCGGACCCGCGCCGCTGCCCACCGAACTGCTGCGCGAGCACCTGGCCATGGCCCTGCCCGGCTACATGGTCCCGACCGTGCTGCACCATCGCGATCAGTTGCCGCTGACCGCGAACAGCAAGATCGACCGCAAGGCCCTGGGCGCCCTGGCCGGCGAGCTCGACGCACCCACCACGGACCGCGAGGCGCCGGTGGGCGCCACCGAGGTGCGGGTGGCCGCGGCCTGGGCACAGGTGCTGGACACCAACCTGGACCTGATTGGTCGTGGGGACAACTTCTTCGAAAGCGGCGGCACCTCGCTGACCGCCGTGAAACTGGTCATCGCACTGCACCGTCAGGTTTCTCTCAAGGAGGTCATCGCATGCCCGGTTCTGACTGACCTGGCCCGGTTGCTCGACGAGCGGACAGCACCGGAATCTGCCCCCGACCTGCTCTCCGCCGAGAAATCCGAGGCCTCGTCCAGTGGTAACTGA